From Micromonospora sp. NBC_01699, a single genomic window includes:
- a CDS encoding TSCPD domain-containing protein, protein MADVQVGARASVPRRRQGVTVGFVVDGTEGHLVTAALPDGRLSDVLLSVDKQGSTLAGMTEALSLALTTGLRAGAPLSAYVEELRVTRYPPAGPTDDPDIPRTTSLGDYLVRRLDVDYPAGVRRSEHR, encoded by the coding sequence ATGGCAGATGTGCAGGTCGGGGCCAGGGCGTCGGTGCCCCGGCGCCGGCAGGGAGTGACCGTCGGCTTCGTGGTCGACGGCACCGAGGGCCACCTGGTGACGGCGGCGCTTCCCGACGGTCGGCTCAGTGACGTGCTGCTGTCGGTGGACAAGCAGGGTTCCACGCTCGCCGGCATGACCGAGGCCCTGTCCCTGGCGCTCACCACGGGGCTGCGGGCCGGGGCGCCCCTGTCGGCGTACGTCGAGGAACTGCGGGTGACCCGATACCCGCCGGCCGGTCCGACCGACGACCCGGACATCCCGCGCACGACGTCGTTGGGGGACTACCTCGTACGGCGGTTGGACGTCGACTACCCGGCCGGTGTGCGCCGGTCCGAGCACCGGTGA
- a CDS encoding SDR family oxidoreductase, giving the protein MKIQDSVVFVTGGSRGLGKALVEEVLARGAAKVYATARDPRTISNPNVVPLTLELTDPASVAAATAQAPDVNLLINNAGVLLGADYLNGDLDEIRREIEINFYGPLQVTRALAPRLIANGGHLLNIHTALSWYATLGAYAASKAALWSMTNGLRQDLHPHGVGVTGLHVGWIDTEPAARWAPPTDPKTTPTEVARQAIDGVEAGRHEVLVDDWTRMVKNGLAAEITTLYPHVAVNG; this is encoded by the coding sequence ATGAAGATCCAGGATTCAGTGGTGTTCGTCACCGGTGGCAGCCGCGGCCTCGGCAAGGCGCTGGTCGAAGAGGTGCTGGCGCGCGGGGCGGCCAAGGTGTACGCCACCGCCCGCGACCCGAGGACGATCAGCAACCCGAACGTCGTACCGCTGACGTTGGAACTCACCGACCCGGCCTCGGTGGCCGCCGCGACCGCGCAGGCCCCGGACGTCAATCTTCTGATCAACAACGCCGGTGTGCTGCTCGGCGCGGATTACCTCAACGGGGACCTGGACGAGATCCGGCGGGAAATCGAGATCAACTTCTACGGACCACTACAGGTGACCCGGGCCCTCGCGCCCCGCCTGATCGCGAACGGCGGCCACCTGCTCAACATCCACACGGCCCTGTCCTGGTACGCGACCCTCGGCGCGTACGCGGCGTCCAAGGCGGCGCTGTGGTCGATGACCAATGGGCTGCGGCAGGACCTGCACCCGCACGGTGTGGGCGTGACCGGCCTGCACGTCGGCTGGATCGACACCGAGCCGGCGGCGCGGTGGGCGCCGCCGACCGACCCGAAGACCACCCCGACCGAGGTGGCCCGACAGGCGATCGACGGCGTCGAGGCGGGCCGGCACGAGGTGCTCGTCGACGACTGGACCCGGATGGTCAAGAACGGCCTGGCGGCGGAGATCACCACGCTCTACCCGCACGTGGCGGTCAACGGCTGA
- a CDS encoding CGNR zinc finger domain-containing protein, with product MSWMATGRYGVRTTDTGAVLVQELIGTRAVEDVPDLLAERESARAWWDESVRGWAAMRGVTVPAGALSDEDVAALRELRATFDALLARDGNAPAVAAGVTVTLALGDDGLVRPVPTGDGSRWLASALWSETLLAQQTDVWSRIKLCRNEDCRTAFYDSSRNRSGVWHDVTTCGNVANLRASRERKRRRSAVTD from the coding sequence ATGTCATGGATGGCGACCGGCCGGTACGGCGTACGGACGACCGACACGGGAGCCGTGTTGGTGCAGGAGTTGATCGGCACCCGCGCGGTGGAGGACGTACCGGACCTGTTGGCCGAGCGCGAGTCCGCGCGGGCGTGGTGGGACGAGAGTGTCCGCGGGTGGGCGGCGATGCGGGGGGTGACCGTTCCGGCGGGGGCGCTCTCGGATGAGGATGTGGCCGCTCTCCGTGAGCTACGGGCGACGTTCGATGCACTCCTCGCCCGTGACGGGAATGCGCCGGCGGTGGCGGCGGGGGTCACGGTGACGCTTGCGCTGGGGGACGACGGCCTGGTGCGACCGGTACCGACCGGTGATGGTTCCCGTTGGCTGGCGTCGGCCCTGTGGTCGGAGACACTGCTCGCCCAGCAGACGGATGTCTGGTCCCGGATCAAGTTGTGCCGCAACGAAGACTGCCGTACGGCCTTCTACGACTCCTCGCGCAACCGCAGCGGTGTCTGGCACGACGTCACCACCTGCGGCAACGTCGCCAACCTGCGGGCCTCCCGAGAACGCAAACGACGCCGATCGGCAGTAACCGACTGA
- a CDS encoding GNAT family N-acetyltransferase has protein sequence MNGAVIDYGLTDRAARRVTLRPVDDENWRAVADVVPLDNQREFVAPSAARYLLLGMREDVWRSFAVYADDAVVGHVMWGYDREDRTYWIGGMLIDAAHQGGGLGRATVLSLVRWLVDRPDCPAVRLSVDRANTAARRLYASVGFAELEPDEDGEIVAELTRDRAGFPSGGPSR, from the coding sequence ATGAACGGGGCTGTGATCGACTACGGGTTGACGGACCGGGCGGCCCGACGGGTCACGTTGCGGCCGGTGGACGACGAGAACTGGCGTGCGGTCGCCGACGTGGTGCCGCTCGACAACCAGCGCGAGTTCGTCGCGCCGTCGGCGGCCCGCTATCTGCTGCTCGGCATGCGGGAGGACGTCTGGCGGTCGTTCGCCGTCTACGCGGACGACGCGGTGGTCGGCCACGTCATGTGGGGGTACGACCGGGAGGACCGGACCTACTGGATCGGCGGCATGCTCATCGACGCGGCACACCAGGGCGGGGGACTCGGACGGGCCACCGTGCTGAGCCTGGTGCGCTGGCTGGTGGATCGCCCCGACTGTCCCGCCGTCCGCCTCTCCGTCGACCGGGCGAACACGGCGGCCCGCCGGCTCTACGCGTCCGTCGGATTCGCCGAACTGGAACCGGACGAGGATGGGGAGATCGTCGCCGAACTCACCCGCGACCGGGCCGGGTTCCCCTCGGGCGGCCCGAGCCGCTAG
- a CDS encoding phosphatase has protein sequence MTDAPSRDALFDYLIESRIAGRVATPRENNLDHFRQMSRRQPLYLFGLDPAGSWTPAEVLALMVERCGVSPDLNHVRGTDTIDPERTIERLEAMSTLVRDAARHRQRVLVATGHPHGVLSIHRALAKALRAAGCFLLSAAADWQHPDEPSYRSHRSSIRFVDDVAVLAKSDGRLAHTHSPLPMTAILDELAATGQPLPELVIADHGWAGAAAQAGIPTVGFADCNDPALFVGEAEGLVRVCVPLDDNVDPGLYAPLTAYLLHHAGLSG, from the coding sequence ATGACCGACGCCCCGAGCCGGGACGCCCTGTTCGACTATCTGATCGAGTCCCGGATCGCCGGCCGGGTCGCCACCCCGCGCGAGAACAACCTCGACCACTTCCGGCAGATGAGCCGGCGCCAACCGCTCTACCTGTTCGGGCTCGATCCGGCCGGCAGTTGGACCCCGGCCGAGGTGCTGGCGCTGATGGTCGAGCGCTGCGGCGTCTCCCCCGACCTCAACCACGTACGCGGCACCGACACCATCGACCCCGAGCGCACGATCGAACGGCTGGAGGCAATGTCCACCCTGGTACGCGACGCCGCCCGGCACCGGCAGCGGGTACTGGTGGCGACCGGACATCCGCACGGGGTGCTGTCCATCCACCGCGCGCTGGCGAAGGCACTGCGGGCGGCGGGCTGCTTCCTGCTCTCGGCGGCAGCGGACTGGCAGCACCCCGACGAGCCGTCCTACCGCAGCCACCGCAGTTCGATCCGGTTCGTCGACGACGTCGCCGTACTCGCCAAGTCGGACGGCCGGCTGGCGCACACCCATTCACCGCTGCCGATGACGGCGATCCTGGACGAGCTGGCGGCCACCGGTCAGCCGCTGCCCGAGTTGGTCATCGCCGACCACGGTTGGGCCGGCGCCGCCGCGCAGGCCGGCATCCCCACCGTGGGCTTCGCCGACTGCAACGATCCGGCCCTGTTCGTCGGTGAGGCGGAGGGCCTGGTACGGGTCTGCGTACCGTTGGACGACAATGTCGATCCGGGCCTCTACGCGCCGCTGACCGCGTACCTGCTGCACCACGCGGGTCTGTCCGGCTGA
- a CDS encoding RrF2 family transcriptional regulator — MSGGVEWALHCCVVLTAAEQPVPAARLAELHDVSGSYLAKQLQSLSRAGLVRSVQGHAGGYALTRAPDLVTVLDVVEAVDGSQPAFICTEIRQRGPLATPPEACTSACAISRAMSAADDAWRAALRAVTIADLARDVTTDYGPGILAGIRGWLGTPDSHD, encoded by the coding sequence ATGTCCGGTGGGGTGGAGTGGGCGTTGCACTGCTGTGTCGTGCTGACCGCCGCCGAACAGCCCGTACCCGCCGCCCGGCTGGCCGAACTGCACGACGTCTCCGGCAGCTACCTGGCCAAACAGTTGCAGAGCCTGTCCCGGGCCGGCCTGGTCCGATCGGTACAGGGACACGCCGGCGGGTACGCGCTCACCCGCGCACCGGACCTCGTCACCGTGCTCGACGTGGTCGAGGCGGTGGACGGCAGCCAACCGGCCTTCATCTGCACCGAGATCCGGCAACGGGGTCCGTTGGCGACCCCGCCCGAGGCATGCACCTCGGCCTGCGCGATCTCGCGAGCGATGAGCGCGGCAGACGACGCCTGGCGGGCCGCGCTGCGCGCCGTGACCATCGCCGACCTGGCTCGGGACGTCACCACCGACTACGGCCCCGGCATCCTCGCCGGAATACGCGGCTGGCTCGGGACACCGGACAGCCACGACTGA
- a CDS encoding SDR family oxidoreductase yields MKIVVIGGTGLIGTKLVSRLRAAGHDVLAASPSSGVDTITGTGLADALAGARIVVDVANSPSFEDTAVLEFFRTAGRNLVAAETAAGVGHHVALSVVGADRLPDSGYLRAKVAQEELIKAAPVPYTIVRATQFFEFAGAIAQTAVDGDTVRLPAALLQPIAADDVAAALADIVPQPPVNGTVELAGPEKIGLDEFVRQFLHTAGTQHAVREVTTDVRARYFGAELDDSSLTPADGARIGATRFADWLGRLTDAR; encoded by the coding sequence ATGAAGATCGTGGTTATCGGTGGTACCGGACTTATCGGCACGAAGCTCGTGAGCAGGCTCCGCGCCGCCGGACACGACGTGCTCGCCGCGTCGCCCTCGTCGGGCGTCGACACCATCACCGGTACGGGGCTCGCCGACGCGCTGGCCGGCGCCCGGATCGTCGTCGACGTGGCGAACTCGCCCTCCTTCGAGGACACGGCGGTGCTGGAGTTCTTCCGTACCGCGGGTCGAAACCTCGTCGCGGCGGAGACGGCGGCCGGGGTCGGACACCACGTCGCGCTGTCGGTCGTCGGCGCCGACCGTCTACCGGACAGCGGCTACCTGCGCGCGAAGGTCGCCCAGGAAGAGCTGATCAAGGCCGCGCCGGTGCCCTACACCATCGTCCGGGCCACGCAGTTCTTCGAGTTCGCCGGCGCCATCGCGCAGACCGCCGTCGACGGCGACACGGTCCGGCTGCCCGCCGCCCTGCTCCAGCCGATCGCCGCCGACGACGTCGCCGCCGCCCTCGCCGACATCGTGCCCCAGCCGCCGGTGAACGGCACCGTCGAGCTGGCCGGCCCGGAGAAGATCGGCCTGGACGAGTTCGTCCGGCAGTTCCTGCACACCGCCGGCACCCAGCACGCCGTACGCGAGGTCACCACCGATGTCCGGGCCCGCTACTTCGGCGCCGAACTAGACGACAGCTCCCTCACCCCCGCCGACGGCGCCCGCATCGGCGCGACCCGGTTCGCCGACTGGCTGGGGCGGCTCACCGACGCCCGGTAA
- the pnuC gene encoding nicotinamide riboside transporter PnuC, protein MLDWLNSPAVTLFGAPTSWAELLGFATGMLCVLLVVRQHVANWPIGILNVLLLMVVFWSVGLYADAGLQVVYVALGGYGWWRWTRGAGRDGVSGVRTTTGAEWVGLAVAGVALTVLLWLFLDRFTGSTVPLPDALTTALSLLATYGQARKLVESWWLWATADLVYIPLYGYKGLWLTAILYVGFLGLCALGWRAWRADLHGRSARSGPVNAPVTA, encoded by the coding sequence ATGCTGGACTGGCTCAACTCACCGGCGGTGACGCTGTTCGGGGCACCGACCTCGTGGGCGGAACTGCTCGGCTTCGCCACCGGGATGCTGTGTGTGCTGCTCGTCGTCCGGCAGCACGTCGCGAACTGGCCGATCGGCATCCTGAACGTACTGCTGCTGATGGTGGTCTTCTGGTCCGTCGGCCTCTACGCCGATGCCGGACTACAGGTCGTGTACGTCGCGCTCGGCGGCTACGGCTGGTGGCGGTGGACCCGTGGCGCCGGACGCGACGGGGTGAGCGGGGTGCGGACCACCACCGGGGCCGAATGGGTCGGCCTCGCCGTCGCCGGGGTCGCGCTGACCGTCCTGCTCTGGCTCTTCCTCGACCGGTTCACCGGCTCGACGGTGCCGCTGCCGGACGCGCTCACCACCGCACTGTCCCTGCTCGCCACGTACGGTCAGGCGCGCAAGCTGGTCGAGAGCTGGTGGCTGTGGGCGACCGCCGACCTGGTCTACATCCCGCTGTACGGCTACAAGGGCCTGTGGCTGACCGCGATCCTGTACGTCGGATTCCTCGGACTGTGCGCGCTCGGCTGGCGGGCGTGGCGGGCCGACCTGCACGGCCGGTCGGCCCGGTCCGGCCCGGTGAACGCGCCGGTGACCGCTTGA
- a CDS encoding AAA family ATPase has protein sequence MSATGHRSDPPFAHGMVVGKFYPPHAGHHHLIDTAAAACARLTVVVAPSSVESIPLDLRLAWLREVHAGTPWVRFVGVVDDHPVDYGDPVAWDAHCAVFRAALGGPVDAVFSSESYGDELARRFSATHVCVDQARGAVTVSGTEVRADPVAYWRHLAPPVRAWFTRRVVVVGAESTGTTTLARDLARSLRGDGGAWAETRWVPEFGRELTDRKLTALRHTDPAATVFDVTWSPEDFVEVARTQNRAEDAAARTGGPILVGDTDARATAVWEERYLGSVSAATLAAARRPDLYLLTDHEGVAFEDDGLRDGEHLRAWMTGRFREVLHASGVPVRELTGPPEVRLAAARAACADLLAHGWPLAPPLPQAGG, from the coding sequence TTGAGCGCGACCGGGCACCGGAGCGACCCTCCATTCGCCCACGGCATGGTGGTGGGCAAGTTCTACCCGCCGCACGCCGGTCACCACCACCTGATCGACACCGCGGCGGCCGCCTGCGCGCGGTTGACCGTGGTGGTCGCGCCGTCGAGCGTCGAGTCGATCCCGCTCGACCTGCGTCTGGCCTGGCTGCGCGAGGTGCACGCCGGCACACCGTGGGTACGCTTCGTCGGCGTCGTCGACGACCACCCGGTCGACTACGGCGACCCGGTGGCCTGGGACGCGCACTGCGCCGTCTTCCGAGCCGCCCTCGGCGGCCCGGTCGACGCCGTGTTCAGCTCCGAGTCGTACGGGGACGAACTGGCCCGGCGGTTCTCCGCCACCCACGTCTGCGTCGACCAGGCCCGAGGCGCCGTCACGGTGTCCGGAACCGAGGTACGGGCGGACCCGGTGGCGTACTGGCGACACCTGGCACCGCCGGTGCGGGCCTGGTTCACCCGCAGGGTGGTGGTTGTCGGCGCGGAGTCGACCGGCACCACCACGCTGGCCCGTGACCTGGCGCGGTCGTTGCGCGGTGACGGCGGCGCGTGGGCGGAGACCCGCTGGGTGCCGGAGTTCGGTCGCGAACTGACCGACCGCAAGCTGACCGCGCTGCGGCACACCGACCCGGCCGCCACCGTCTTCGACGTGACCTGGTCGCCGGAGGACTTCGTGGAGGTGGCTCGGACCCAGAACCGGGCCGAGGACGCCGCCGCCCGGACCGGCGGGCCGATCCTGGTCGGCGATACCGACGCCCGTGCCACCGCCGTCTGGGAGGAGCGCTACCTGGGCTCGGTGTCCGCCGCGACGCTCGCCGCCGCCCGGCGCCCCGACCTCTACCTGCTCACCGATCACGAGGGTGTGGCGTTCGAGGACGACGGCCTGCGCGACGGGGAGCACCTGCGCGCCTGGATGACCGGGCGGTTCCGGGAGGTGCTGCACGCCAGCGGCGTGCCGGTACGCGAACTGACCGGCCCGCCCGAGGTCCGGCTCGCCGCCGCCCGTGCCGCCTGCGCCGACCTGCTGGCGCACGGCTGGCCGCTGGCCCCACCCCTACCCCAGGCCGGCGGCTGA
- a CDS encoding DinB family protein has product MSPSRIRPPFVADERTQLVGWLDMQRAIIHYKCEGLSEADSHRSVLPTSPLMTVAGLVSHLRWTEQCWFEVLFLGRPADGPQFQEEPEDADMRVEGVPLGQLLADYERQCAVSNEIIAAHPLDQVGSHPDFRSAAATLRWMVIHMVEETARHAGHLDAIRELLDGETGYY; this is encoded by the coding sequence ATGTCTCCTTCCCGGATCCGTCCTCCGTTCGTGGCCGACGAGCGGACCCAGTTGGTCGGCTGGCTCGACATGCAGCGCGCGATCATCCACTACAAGTGCGAGGGACTGTCCGAGGCGGACAGCCACCGGTCGGTGCTGCCGACCTCGCCCCTGATGACGGTGGCGGGTCTGGTCTCGCACCTGCGCTGGACCGAGCAGTGCTGGTTCGAGGTGCTCTTCCTCGGCCGCCCGGCCGACGGGCCCCAGTTCCAGGAGGAGCCCGAGGACGCCGACATGAGGGTCGAGGGCGTTCCGCTCGGTCAACTCCTGGCCGACTACGAGCGGCAGTGCGCCGTCTCCAACGAGATCATCGCGGCCCATCCGCTGGACCAGGTGGGTAGCCACCCGGATTTCCGGTCCGCCGCCGCGACCCTGCGCTGGATGGTGATCCACATGGTCGAGGAGACCGCCCGCCACGCGGGTCACCTGGACGCCATCCGGGAACTGCTCGACGGCGAGACCGGCTACTACTGA
- a CDS encoding helix-turn-helix domain-containing protein, producing the protein MSDNELGMFLRIRRETVTPAEVGLPAGPRRRTPGLRRSEVAVLAGVSVEYVTRLEQGHDRRPSAQVLSTLADALRLTGTERVHLHRLAKGAERNFNCRGDAAPVRTVRPTVRSLVEHLEPAAAVLLNHLGEVLAHTAGYERLARPVGLLDGTPPNLYRFVFADRRARTAYPDWEHVADEHVAALKYGPFRADSAVVLLADELTITAGEPFTRRLDTVPGLPKPNGVTRLVHPEAGELRLAYETLELPVDDHQRLVVHLPADAATAAALDRLDRRGSRALHAVAG; encoded by the coding sequence GTTCCTGCGTATCCGTCGTGAGACCGTCACGCCCGCCGAGGTGGGACTGCCCGCCGGGCCCCGCCGCCGTACGCCGGGCCTGCGTCGCTCGGAGGTGGCCGTGCTGGCCGGCGTCAGCGTCGAGTACGTGACCCGACTGGAGCAGGGGCACGACCGGCGGCCGTCGGCGCAGGTGCTCTCCACCCTGGCCGACGCGCTCCGGCTGACCGGAACCGAGCGCGTCCACCTGCACCGGCTCGCCAAGGGGGCCGAACGCAACTTCAACTGCCGGGGCGACGCGGCACCCGTGCGCACCGTACGGCCAACCGTGCGCAGCCTGGTCGAGCACCTCGAACCGGCGGCCGCCGTACTGCTCAACCACCTGGGTGAGGTCCTCGCCCACACCGCCGGATACGAGCGGTTGGCCAGACCGGTCGGCCTGCTGGACGGCACACCACCGAACCTCTACCGGTTCGTCTTCGCCGACCGGCGGGCACGCACCGCGTACCCCGACTGGGAGCACGTCGCCGACGAACACGTCGCCGCGCTCAAGTACGGTCCGTTCCGGGCGGATTCGGCCGTGGTGCTGCTCGCCGACGAGTTGACCATCACCGCCGGCGAGCCGTTCACCCGGCGGCTGGACACCGTACCCGGTCTGCCGAAGCCCAACGGTGTTACGCGGCTGGTCCACCCCGAGGCCGGCGAGCTGCGGCTGGCCTACGAGACGCTGGAACTGCCCGTCGACGACCACCAGCGGCTGGTCGTACACCTTCCCGCCGACGCGGCGACGGCCGCCGCGCTCGATCGGCTCGACCGGCGCGGATCGCGCGCATTGCACGCCGTGGCCGGCTGA